A stretch of DNA from Pseudochaenichthys georgianus unplaced genomic scaffold, fPseGeo1.2 scaffold_200_arrow_ctg1, whole genome shotgun sequence:
aaagttgggccattttatcatcatgcgccaatgagcagctctcataggaatgaatgaggccccgcctcccacgctgtatccagggttgcgttccaatagtccatttagtttaggaaccttcctaaccaagtgaaatgacccggaagtacgtcagtggcagccatgataagtgctgttccaattctctagatgaaaggaaaggaggtttcaaacttcctttataacctcctttagcttaggaaccactggacctccctaaccgaaaggagaggagaaaaagctgccccacaatgccttgcagccgcagcattttccgtcacacaacagtcaacaaatgattatgacggagaaattatatcatggaagttacggtgcttattaagcattttaaaacatatgtggtaacttgccaaagtgctttgttttgaacgttcatcagtattataatcaaagagagaaatatgaacgttagtttttactgaaattatcaaataaagtcagcatcacagtcttcactgagctgtgtggggtttgttcaacttttaaaagatgtttgaatggtgatatacacagtgataggtgttaaggactaacgtttataataaatacatctgtattgatttaagatctttagttcatacaatcatacgtattgggatcatttgtattaatgtggaccggagggagagggtgacgagcataagtttcactttccttttttatttcaattccaactttggtcatgaagaatatgtttctctgttgtccacgttcataaagtaaagcagcagcatcagagcacggtgcagagtctctagatgagtttacagtagtccctcgttcttattaaacatccatgttgtagtctgctgtatagaaaactgtagtttccatagttcccccacagcagcagacgcacatttatgacgtccgctggcgcatcataaacacgtcggatagtgaaagtgcagtcggattctctaaagcaccgcagtctcttctcctaagtccttttgaattctcctatccactatcccttaaccccgtgacgtttcactcagaggtcaaggaataggagatagggttagaatttaggagctgatttttggattatcggaacgcaacgcaacccagttcttattatacatccatgcgtggagggcgggagtttataaaccaaagagtaaccgcccttacgggacgctgtaataagtaaagcgaacgcatccgcaaggacacctggcctcctattggttgagggattttgacaggattgttgcacaaaagtttcgagcgcgcacagaataaatctgagagAAGAAATGTCACGAGTGCACAGAAAACAGCCTGAGTGCAGGAGAAGGTTTTAAACTGGAACACAGGAAATCTGTAAGCAGCCATACaagcaggggcgccgtaagggggtgaaaagttaggacgattctaagggcacgtgactgacaggggccccaaaaattgtagaacattaagaaaaaaatgttaagtaacctttcatcaatcatcaataattaacattaatataacattattgataatgtactcactaaacttgcgattaatttcactttttttgttcgaaaagttaattatccaaagcatcgaacacccccctctatttacatgtaatggtttggtcctgtctCCAAACGCTGTGCGGCACCGCATTTTCTAgcagagtgagagcatgtgaggcAGGGATGCGAGTACTTACGTGTGTATGATGTCTCAACGACtgacaaagtcaggctttcaaaaaagaaaagaaaggagagaaagacaagagagttttgctctgatttagcaccaccatcaggccttttcatttccatttccgttttgttgtccatttacactttaatacccgcttattttgtagttggtatgtaatctgctgcttatgttatatgttataaatgataatattggtgttaatgttcactttattttaatttaagaggtcatgtatatttaagttatacttattttgatttatgaatgttccattcaaaaatgttattaaaaaggcatgtacaccataaaagatgactattgaggtctattgtcaggaatgttagtgttatatcaaatagtgaattctactgcagcagaatgttgcAGTAGAATTTGCagtctgcacagtgttatattttcacagctcagtgtcagtaaatatagtgcagttagtattgaactacaagatagatgcaagcctgtacctgtagagttatttaaagcataaatgagtcgattgggttctggaggtgtggttacagcaattGTGCTTGGTTTGCGTGGCCtatgcctggtggtggggcccaatgtgatatattttcatggggcccaaaatccctggcggggCCCCTGCATACAAGCGTACAatttgagcagaagcagagcaaatttaagtgcaagcaggcactatttgagtgcgaggacagggtttgagggaaataaatcaataaagtatgctctcaaatttaaataccatgctcttgaataaagatagggaataacccccatacagcgagaacaaaaatctgatcattgagaaagaagcaacaagaactgcaaacaaaaagatatgttaaaacaaagaaaaaaagacttgtagtttacatgattacacaaatgatttgtttgcaacttatagttttattttttaaattaaatttgTTTTGCTTGACTCTGTTGTTTTTTCTCTTAAATTCTTAGTTTTGcttgattctgagaaagtgttgcattATTAATGACACAAAACGAATCCCATAGCTcataatattgtttgccgagaccaacATTAATGATCAagcagcattttaaagtctaaatatccctgcacatgtagcaatgacatttctgctgctatctttgcaaaacgggggagcctcgctgcggagaaactgtggacctctctcgcctgtcagcgcaacgtCAATGATGTCGTTCAAACACGTAAAAAAggaagggcggtgccggccgccGGCCGCCAGCGAACCGACGGCCGTCAACGGCCCTtaacgaccggccgttctgtgattctgtgTTTGTCGTCACTTCACAAGCAGTGCGCGTTGCTGCTCCAAACTACTTTCAACAAAGGACGTTCACAGCAGTTGATTTGAGCACGCAAAAACGGGGCCGGAGCATCAACACTACAGCCCTTTATCCCCCCATATTTTGAAGGCCGGTCCGTGAAAATATTGTCGGTCCAGGCAGGAAAGGAAAAagttaaatacatttgaaaaagtCACACTCGACTCTACTTTGCTGAGTTTTGATCAAGTctgtaaaaaatgttttttgtgaCATAGGCCTACAGCATAACAGAGTAATAATAATGTATGTATAATGCAGAGCGGTTTTAACCAACACTCACCCTGTTGCTCCTGCTCTGTCGAAGTGTAAAATGGAGTCTGCTTCATCACTTTCATTTCCGTGTCTGCAGCCTGTTTATCAGCAGAGGAAAAGTACTCaggcaggcccggttctacgggggtgcataagggtgcattgcaccctcagttgagtcgttatgcaccctcatttgaaaaatgaaaagtcaataaaaaaataaaaaatattacatatataatgacaataataataataataaaaataataataatagtaataatagtaataatagcaagaggaagaagaagaagaagaagaagaagaagaagaagaagaagaagaagaagaagaagaagaagaagaagaagaagaagaagaagaagaagaagaaacagagcctgcccaggtatatttaaaaaagtacccaactcgccggtacagtggggtaaggagctcattttgcagctcatggtttcaaaacagcgattggctggaatattcatgtaaaaaatatgccatcttctgctttgCATGTAGATATTttggttcaagtaagtcagatgccttcaccacaactggctacaacaactggcgccatgctcttataggctacgtgataagggatTGGGAAGgtatgaatcaagcaaagagcacatagatccatagatctcttgattttgctctcaaagtgcaccagattgatgcttttaccttcaatattaaaaaaaaaaaatcttcccgggggagcatgcccccggacccccctagaggaggtgaggaccctcctagaggaggtgaggacccccctagagggtgttaggtccactccccacttataaaaatatcactttaccactgcaccttCTCTAAtttcagatgcaccctgagtcattttgttctggaaccgggcctgtactcaggtcttgtacttgagtaaaagtaaaagtactcaggtcttgtacttgagtaaaagtagaagtactcaggtcttgtaggctacttgagtaaaagtagaagtactcagatcttgtagtaaaagtagaagtactcagatcttgttcttgcgTAAAAaaaagtgtaggaatactctgttacagtaagtcctgcattcaaaatgttcctcaaataaaagtaaaaatgtATTGTCATCAAAATAAAGATATGATGTgtttaatgattgatcattaaagggttctcaaagctggtaaaggtgcagcttgaatgactttgtatactgcagggtagcttgtgaatttactccaggtggaaataaagtctgatttaacacttggttatatttcacatcattcatccaaatctgtaaagtaactaaaggtattaaatacttgtagtggagtaaaggtacaaatgcaggacttttactgctaacagagtattcctacactctggtacttctacttttactcaagtacaagatctgagtacttcttccacctctgattgGTTGAAATAATCCTCTttacaatagagaggcgaagtcacgcccatctacttccggtccatggcaccccggaagcgaaaaattatacattgaattcaatggagagagaaaacgtatcttttgatcccgtttgaattgtgccacgaatgacacatatgatgtttgtcaatcttaaacgatcatttccatataaaaaaagtcacagtttgtcgtaaaactgttgagatataagactatgaaaaatactagaaatcccaaatcccattctgggtcacgtaagtgatgtcataggcAATAATGCTCCAAGACTGGTTGCGACTCGCaattaaagcaaagaagaagaagaatatctaataactgatttattccctccaataaatataagagattgctccaataaattcacttttacaagatgcctgtgtgctttgtaccaggttggaatcacaaaagtgatcataccacttgctcgttctatcgcttcccgtctgaggaaaggaccaggagtcgttggaccaaacatatcaggtgatacacatgttttgcatggaacatagtcaagttagctacctagctagtagtgagcacgttagttagcatcacattacttagccttgtcatttgtattatccttaacatgaagtaaccccaaatgttaaacagtaagagtagtcatgatggtaagtattttgtgaaacatttgaagagcagcctatcgccccctccaccaggtgctaaggggacGGGAGGTATGCTAACGGcacattagcatcggcgatcttttctacttaatgctatctgctcaaatggttaacattgaacattaaaagatcaggcagttcagggagagtcgaaggaaggaaggcaggcagctttgcatgacattcttctggacgtgtttcattgtgatgatagtgagtcaatctgtttgttggaaagacagtagttgagtgattactgagagaacattattaaaagagataattattcaaagtgttgttactgacctttttctcttttattttctttacttcacctgtaactgctgagacccggaggaacatgcacactggactgacctgctctggcaacctgatttccactgtacgtaatagtatttggttatggtatattatttatatacatcaaaggcacaatgcaccccccagagacacacatgtattgagtgtgatattgtgcataggtcaagtgaaatcatctttacacactagaaaactgtaggagcggcaacttgttttgaaattgaatttttaatatccgataataaagttgatctgttttctttattcttctctcttcccagctccatccatcaccgtgctctgttcctgcaggtcctgcttgctaatcaatgctcatatgtttttacacaattacaaataaagtcaatgtattgtatgacatgaagttgtgcttcattcggagtcaataatacattcattctgccttcaactgcacaatgattgtggactgcaccgacatccatgtagctgcccctcagtaagatgaaccaagcaaagagggtcaacatcatgcccaaggacatccagctgcatccgtggagagagggcttagactgacctgagaccagcacacccaaacacaacggctcttttaagagccacctacagtttcaaagagttgcaatcctacgttattataatgattaaactggttcatgtatcacttagtttactgaaccgtgatgaaagaaagaaatgagtgaggtcgtggtttactgaagttacaaagacattaatatatgagtaacaggtcagtgtaaacacaagcttctgtcaattatggatcactcaaactatttatataaaaatatgtaataaagttctaaaacaagtattcggtatattccttgatagcttttggagaaggttgtttttaagtttactaaaatctatcttTTCAacggtttcactttataaaaaggaacaggtgagtagagcatcattgagtttcttattctgtcagtaaattatccaaatgaaatgtttatcattattttattcaaccctaaacaaattgattgtacctttttaataatgaccttacatggtcggcaaagttaaattaacttcagaaaatcaaatctgttgagaaaaaactaataaatgtttaaagataggaacttgccatcccactgaagaacagtccgtagagatttaaaggcgtagttgtccaacgtttaatttggattcatttcgccaacaggcaactattttcataaagaatatatatatttttcaaagtcaactttattgatgagagatcaaaaagacgtttaaataaaattatacaatttacagatatgtatacaaatatatatatatatatatcctatacaccatcatgtataatgatggtgtatgatgtagaagggagtgtggtagataacaagtaaatatagagttacatacagatccatgttacagcaaaagatggaataactaagaagcacgcagtataataataatgacatgcaacaattaaataactgctcagcatctccaccacaatcccaatctgctgtgtcctgttttcctcccctctgcataacaccccatcacacatacgaaacacaacgcagagtctgagggtgttaagagtatgtttatttaaatgtcctcctctctactggccaacacagggagcatatgctgggtgtagaattgttcctggagcaggaggagatctccatgccatgcagggtctttagggatgaggatgatgatcgcctccttcgtggtccagacaacaaagtagcagagactccggtctgtgatgtgcagctgcccttggactgGTGCCAGTGTGGGTGATTCTCCTTGAgaatatatgacccaccctcctcacggagacagaaggatggtaactggactgcctccgcgatggtcatgttcatgtcaccaaaatccttgaatctacacacagcaaataaactcaaatgacacaacgagatgtaaaaggagatcacacatacagtatagactatactgtatagtcgatataaaactggccgcttcaatctgaagagcaactaaaacaaaacacgggggggtaccttgttcttgtgaacactaatgtaatccacagcatacacagagaccacgaagttcttaaggagaaaactagttactgaaacaaaacacgttagtgtaccttgttagctaatgttagctagctgacattaacgttacacattgcactcatattactcaccgaaaccttgtaaagctggtcccgctgctctcccctttcgtgtatgtacagctctcaacgtgtccagacttgtagtgatgttcacctcgttttatacttttattctcattctgaaagaaacaggtgaaatttgctaacgtgacggccatctttgtgatggtgacgcgtattgtgcgagaccaagagacctgtagttcactcagcggtttcacacaaaaaaatgtgtaacttcagttttacgacacattttcatttttttgacttgcaaaatattcttttaaattgacaaacatcatatgtgtcattcgtggcacaattcaaacgggatcaaaagataacctttctctctccattgacttcaatgtataattttacgcttccggggtcccatggaggctcccggaaagggagggacttcgcctctctatagtcaGTGACTgagggtccctgaacgcaccacactCAGAACTACACACAGATATAATTAAAGTCACTgagggtccctgaacgcaccacactCTGAACTACACACATATATAATTAGGGTTAGTgagggtccctgaacgcaccacactctgaactacacacacacacacacacacacacacacacacacacacacacacacacacacacacacacacacacacacacacacacacacagctgggttactcagggtccttgaacgcaCCACACTCTGAACTACACAAAGATATAAGCAAAGTTACTgagggtccctgaacgcaccacactctgaactacacacacatatagTCAAAGTTACTGagtgtccctgaacgcaccacaattagaactacacacacatatattcaaaGTTACTgagggtccctgaacgcaccacactCTGAACTACACACAGATATATTCAAAGTTACTgagggtccctgaacgcaccacactCTGAAAAAGGATCCCttcaacatttttaaataactaGGTTGACGGTTCAATACACTCAAGAACCAAAGACACACACCTACGATATGCATAACATATGTATTGTCCCATTTCATGTTTTGTAATGGTTTGAGGCAATATtatgaatgtgtcattatgCTGCTGTCAAATCCTCGTCTCAGTACGacaccagtcacctctgtggaaacattggtataacTGCCTTTTTCATTTATATTGAACTGTATGTCTTTTAAAAATGGACCTTGAGTCTCTTCAATAAAGCTGACGAATATCTTCTCCACAAGAAATTGtcttaatgtattttttatagggctgtcagtcgattaaaatatttaatcgcgattaatcgcatgattgtccatagttaatcgcgattaatcgcaaattaatcgcacattttttatctgttctaaatgtaccttagaggaatatttttcaagtttttaatactcttatcaacatatgagtggacaaatatgggttatgctaatgtttattatcatttgaacaatgacaaatattctcatgaatattaaacacaacaacctggaacctctctcattcaatacaaatggtgtgtgtgtgtgtgtgtgtgtgtgtgtgtgtgtgtgtgtgtgtgtgtgtgtgtgtgtgtgtgtgtgtgtgtgtgtgtgtgtgtgtgtgtgtgtgtgtgtgtgtgtgtgtgtgtgatcgttggagctatgtgcaactcaaggcatatgctcgaacgggagctgcctggacgctgcaatcatgttgctgcaatcatgagtgtgctgacttctcctccaatgtcccgctgtctggcttcctgcataaagtcaagtgctcggcgcagttgtgtggatagggtgctcctctgttttcatttaaacagctccttatatccgttagcgcagctagctagcaccagatgctaacaacaacaacaatagccgcgttcacactgcggtacggtaatgcacgtaaggtctctctctcgctcgctcgcgccacacaaacacacaccctcccggtcctcccgatggccagtcggtgcctgccggtgagcgtggaagtgtggtctgccacaagcgggcggcaggagaggggctgtcagcagcatcagcttgtagatggtattataaactcgatgcgctctgaaactacggggcggccgaggacaaaaaatacacatgcgttaatcgcgttaaaataattagtggcgttaatttttttttgcgttaacgcgttattaacccgttaacttgacagccctaattttttaTTAACCTTAAATTCAGACGACTCTTGCTAATGATTGCTAATTCTTTCAAgtaatacatttgttttttaaatgaatgtgAAGGCATGAACACCCTGATCGGGTACGACCGGGTGCCCGAGGCTAAGATCGTGGACTCAGCGCTCAGAGCGGAGACTGAACGACTTGGCCAGCGCCATCCGTATCCTGGAGGCCGTTAAGGTGAGATCGCTTATCGAATTGTGGAAGAAATGAGGCCCTATGTCTCCTCCTAACCACTCTTCCTTAAAGGTggagtaggtaagtttcagaaactggctcgagatcgctagaatttgaaaatacacaaccggcgaaaatctgccacttcctcacagagcccctcctctaacacacacgaacgcgcacatgaccaatgagggcacgagataagtttgtgccccgatggaaggctgacaggcaggtaggccatccaattggttgtactttttacagtattacggcttctacagatgacatttttgtatggattttttgtcaaagcacttcagatattcattgctatcgggatgttaagagcattccatggaatataacaaaaagtgtatcttgagccggtttctgaaacttacctaccccgcctttaatgtccatgaaaatgttcaagattcaaggcttttattgtcacgtgtacatagctacagtttagatatgtcaatgaaaatatgaggctcctccaacagcgaAACAGagtaaaacagataaaatagtgcaagtttatttatatagcaccattCGACACAAGGGAATACAATGTGCTTTACAAACATGAAAGACATTAGAAAGATAAtgaaacatgaataaaagttaagatgtgaatagttcaattaaaagcagcggcaaaaagaaaagtcttcagcctggatttaaaagtagtaaagaGTGCGAgagaatagaaatagtgcaataatagTCTTGTTGTTATGGCTGTTCTTTCAAAAGCTCTAACGGTctgatggcctgtgggatgaagctgatcTGGTATAACATAATGATCTGGGATTAAAGGAAATCGTGAAGGAGAATTCGTCGGGACACTGGGAGACGTGATGATGAGACGGAGGGTGTTTTGGATGTGCCTCTGTCGTGGGAAAACTACACGGCGACTAAAAGCGCATCTCGATACTCGAGTCCGTGCATCGCATGTTGTTTCTGGAGGGTTTCATAAATGTGTGAAGCTAATTGGTTGCATGAAAGCCATTTAGTATCATTGTATATAACGGCTTTGAATAAATAATACTCTATAGAATATTTGTACATAAACGTATCTTTCGTAAAGGATGGTCCAGTGTTTCCTTAAGGAGACAACAAGGGAAGCAAG
This window harbors:
- the LOC117441804 gene encoding LOW QUALITY PROTEIN: cytochrome c oxidase subunit 5A, mitochondrial-like (The sequence of the model RefSeq protein was modified relative to this genomic sequence to represent the inferred CDS: inserted 2 bases in 1 codon), which encodes MNTLIGYDRVPEAKIVDSALRXRRLNDLASAIRILEAVKDKAGPHEEIYPYLIQELQPTLSELGISTPEQLGMDKL